Proteins from a genomic interval of Kribbella aluminosa:
- the rsmH gene encoding 16S rRNA (cytosine(1402)-N(4))-methyltransferase RsmH translates to MDAAERHVPVMLERVVALLAPALARPGAVFVDATLGLGGHSEAFLRAFPEVRLIGFDRDPNALRLAGERLAPYDERITLVHAVYDELPRALADLGVPAIDGILFDLGVSSMQLDEADRGFAYSQDAPLDMRMDPTGGTTAADIVNTYSAADLARILFQYGEEKFARRIADRIVRERAAEPFTNSARLSELVRDAIPQAGKRTGGHPAKRTFQALRIEVNGELDVLRRALPAALGALALHGRIVVMSYHSLEDRITKQAFAPGTKSDVPDDLPVIPAGHEPYLKLLTRGAERPTEEEVAVNPRAASARVRAAERIREKGLVA, encoded by the coding sequence ATGGACGCTGCGGAGCGGCATGTGCCGGTGATGCTGGAGCGCGTGGTCGCGCTGCTGGCACCGGCGCTCGCGCGTCCCGGCGCTGTCTTCGTCGACGCGACCCTCGGCCTCGGCGGGCATTCGGAGGCGTTCCTGCGGGCGTTCCCCGAGGTCCGGCTGATCGGCTTCGACCGGGACCCGAACGCGCTGCGGCTGGCCGGCGAGCGGCTCGCGCCGTACGACGAGCGGATCACCCTCGTGCACGCGGTGTACGACGAGTTGCCGCGGGCGCTCGCGGATCTCGGCGTACCGGCGATCGACGGCATCCTGTTCGACCTGGGCGTCTCGTCGATGCAGCTGGACGAGGCCGACCGCGGGTTCGCGTACTCACAGGACGCGCCGCTGGACATGCGGATGGACCCGACCGGCGGGACCACCGCGGCCGACATCGTGAACACGTACAGCGCGGCCGACCTGGCCCGGATCCTGTTCCAGTACGGCGAGGAGAAGTTCGCCCGCCGGATCGCGGACCGGATCGTCCGGGAGCGGGCGGCCGAGCCGTTCACGAACAGCGCGCGGCTGTCCGAGCTGGTCCGGGACGCGATCCCGCAGGCCGGCAAGCGGACCGGTGGACACCCGGCGAAGCGGACCTTCCAGGCGCTCCGGATCGAGGTGAACGGAGAGCTCGACGTACTGCGTCGCGCGCTCCCGGCCGCGCTCGGTGCGCTGGCGCTGCACGGCCGGATCGTGGTGATGAGCTACCACTCGCTCGAGGACCGGATCACCAAGCAGGCGTTCGCGCCGGGCACGAAGTCCGACGTACCGGACGACCTGCCGGTGATCCCGGCCGGGCACGAACCGTATCTGAAGCTACTGACCCGGGGCGCCGAACGGCCGACCGAGGAGGAGGTCGCGGTGAACCCGCGCGCCGCCTCCGCTCGCGTCCGGGCGGCCGAGCGAATCCGGGAGAAGGGACTGGTGGCCTGA
- a CDS encoding peptidoglycan D,D-transpeptidase FtsI family protein, protein MLRLGRPALRLRLTFGVMAFVLSLFAGRLVLLQGVDPNSYAAAATKENARAFILHADRGTIQDRNGVELAVTEDAVAITADPKQTKPVAQQLAAILAPKLPGTKVADLIKSMSGPGRFAYVARQVSPTTWSAIQAEIKAANLPISKQNRGKPQEQQATLLGGLYTEENPIRSHPNGSIAATLVGVTSKEGKGQSGLEYGLNDKLSGQDGKAVYEVDANGNQIPNANHTVQEPKPGIGLQLTLDTDLQFFAEKRIQQAVQQYKASAGTVVVLDVKTGELLALANYPSFDPNKPYTSADLSNTALQRSYEPGSVQKVVTMAALADAGKIDLNTKLQVPGTIDVQRRTIKDHWAHNTMNLTISGVIAKSSNVGTIMVSHRMPIPQFVKYLHDFGFGEPTGLNFPGETNGRLAPGDEWPEITRSNVAFGQGLSVNAVQEAAAVNAVANGGVYEPPKLIRNYIQADGTLTPNQTAPARRVVSEKAAKEVTTMMESVTAKKGTAPLAAIDGYLVAGKTGTAQQVVPGTGKYGAWATSFAGFAPADNPRFVTYVVLHDPQGARGGGLQGGPVFRDVMSYALQKYVVPPTGAAQPTIPLTW, encoded by the coding sequence ATGTTGCGGCTGGGGCGGCCTGCGCTGCGGCTGCGGCTGACCTTTGGCGTGATGGCGTTCGTACTGTCGTTGTTCGCCGGCCGGCTGGTGCTCCTGCAGGGCGTCGACCCGAACAGCTACGCGGCCGCGGCGACCAAGGAGAACGCGCGCGCGTTCATCCTGCACGCCGATCGCGGCACCATCCAGGACCGTAACGGCGTCGAGCTGGCGGTCACCGAGGACGCGGTCGCGATCACCGCCGACCCGAAGCAGACCAAGCCGGTCGCGCAACAGCTGGCCGCGATCCTCGCCCCGAAGCTGCCCGGTACGAAGGTCGCCGACCTGATCAAGTCGATGTCCGGCCCGGGCCGGTTCGCCTACGTCGCGCGCCAGGTCAGCCCGACCACGTGGAGCGCGATCCAGGCCGAGATCAAGGCCGCGAACCTGCCGATCAGTAAGCAGAACAGGGGCAAGCCGCAGGAGCAGCAGGCCACGCTGCTGGGCGGGCTGTACACCGAGGAGAACCCGATCCGCAGCCACCCGAACGGCAGCATCGCGGCCACCCTGGTCGGTGTCACCAGCAAGGAGGGCAAGGGCCAGTCCGGGCTGGAGTACGGCCTGAACGACAAGCTGTCCGGCCAGGACGGCAAGGCGGTCTACGAGGTCGATGCCAACGGCAACCAGATCCCGAACGCGAACCACACCGTCCAGGAGCCGAAGCCCGGCATCGGCCTGCAGCTGACCCTGGACACCGACCTGCAGTTCTTCGCCGAGAAGCGGATCCAGCAGGCGGTCCAGCAGTACAAGGCGAGCGCGGGCACCGTGGTCGTGCTGGACGTGAAGACCGGCGAACTGCTGGCGCTGGCCAACTACCCGTCGTTCGACCCGAACAAGCCGTACACCTCGGCGGACCTGAGCAACACCGCCCTGCAGCGCAGCTACGAGCCGGGCAGCGTGCAGAAGGTGGTCACGATGGCCGCCCTCGCCGACGCCGGGAAGATCGACCTGAACACCAAGCTCCAGGTGCCCGGCACGATCGACGTACAGCGCCGGACGATCAAGGACCACTGGGCGCACAACACGATGAACCTGACCATCTCCGGGGTGATCGCGAAGTCGTCGAACGTCGGCACGATCATGGTCTCGCACCGGATGCCGATCCCGCAGTTCGTGAAGTACCTGCACGACTTCGGCTTCGGCGAGCCGACCGGGCTGAACTTCCCCGGCGAGACCAACGGCCGGCTGGCCCCGGGTGACGAGTGGCCGGAGATCACCCGGTCGAACGTCGCGTTCGGCCAGGGCCTGTCGGTGAACGCCGTACAGGAGGCCGCCGCGGTGAACGCGGTCGCGAACGGCGGTGTCTACGAGCCGCCGAAGCTGATCCGCAACTACATCCAGGCCGACGGCACGCTGACCCCGAACCAGACCGCACCGGCCCGCCGGGTGGTCAGCGAGAAGGCAGCCAAGGAGGTCACCACGATGATGGAGTCGGTGACCGCGAAGAAGGGCACCGCCCCGCTGGCCGCGATCGACGGATACCTTGTGGCCGGCAAGACCGGTACGGCGCAGCAGGTCGTCCCCGGCACCGGCAAGTACGGCGCCTGGGCGACGTCTTTCGCCGGATTTGCCCCGGCCGACAACCCACGGTTCGTGACGTACGTCGTACTGCACGATCCCCAGGGTGCCCGGGGTGGTGGTCTCCAAGGAGGACCGGTGTTCCGAGACGTGATGAGCTACGCGCTGCAGAAGTACGTCGTCCCGCCGACCGGGGCGGCGCAGCCGACCATCCCGCTGACCTGGTGA
- a CDS encoding UDP-N-acetylmuramoyl-L-alanyl-D-glutamate--2,6-diaminopimelate ligase: MSTPTAAGGAVAAIRPRHVVPVGLADLANVAHAQAPAESPAAAQVPANVHVTGVSLDSRSIFPGDLYAALPGAVTHGAEYVAKARQAGAVAVLTDPSGAGRAAATGLPVLVVDRPRSVLGAVASRIYGEPTSELRLIGVTGTNGKTTTSYLLDSVLRRLGPAALIGTIETRVGDEVVKSVRTTPEATDLQALFAVMREHAVEWCAMEVSSHALAMGRVDGARFAVAGFLNLTQDHLDFHKTFEEYFQAKASLFTPQRCDVAVVTIDDEYGRRLAAQTVVPLVTVSAKGDADWTVTHRHRSEHGTTVLDIQGPGETLTVEIGLPGDFNVANALLATAMLRQLGVPAEAIAAGLRTASVPGRMETFTREDGLAVIVDYAHTPDAVALALKAARGATKGRLFAVVGCGGDRDPWKRPAMGAEAAKAADVVIVTDDNPRSEDPAAIRAAALAGARDAVPEVNLHEVGDRRQAIASAIRLAGPGDTVVVLGKGHETGQDVGGVIHPFDDRETVRELLEADR, encoded by the coding sequence GTGTCCACCCCTACCGCCGCCGGCGGCGCGGTCGCAGCGATCCGGCCCCGGCACGTCGTGCCGGTCGGCCTCGCCGACCTCGCGAACGTCGCCCACGCACAAGCTCCGGCAGAGTCGCCGGCAGCCGCGCAGGTGCCTGCGAATGTGCACGTGACCGGCGTATCCCTCGACTCGCGTTCCATCTTTCCGGGCGACCTGTACGCCGCGCTGCCCGGTGCGGTCACGCACGGTGCGGAGTACGTCGCGAAGGCCCGGCAAGCGGGCGCCGTCGCCGTACTGACCGACCCGTCCGGTGCCGGGCGCGCCGCGGCAACCGGTCTCCCGGTGCTGGTCGTCGACCGGCCGCGGAGCGTGCTCGGCGCGGTCGCCTCCCGGATCTACGGCGAGCCGACCAGCGAGCTGCGGCTGATCGGGGTGACCGGCACCAACGGCAAGACCACCACGAGCTACCTGCTGGATTCCGTGCTGCGGCGGCTCGGCCCGGCGGCGCTGATCGGGACGATCGAGACGCGGGTCGGCGACGAGGTCGTGAAGAGCGTCCGGACCACACCTGAGGCCACCGACCTGCAGGCGCTGTTCGCGGTGATGCGCGAGCACGCCGTCGAGTGGTGCGCCATGGAGGTGTCCAGCCACGCGCTGGCGATGGGCCGGGTCGACGGCGCGCGGTTCGCGGTCGCGGGCTTCCTGAACCTGACGCAGGACCACCTGGACTTCCACAAGACGTTCGAGGAGTACTTCCAGGCGAAGGCCTCGTTGTTCACCCCGCAGCGCTGTGATGTCGCGGTGGTGACGATCGACGACGAGTACGGGCGCCGCCTGGCCGCGCAGACCGTCGTACCGCTGGTCACCGTGTCGGCGAAGGGTGACGCGGACTGGACCGTCACGCACCGGCACCGCTCCGAGCACGGGACCACGGTGCTCGACATCCAGGGCCCGGGGGAGACGCTGACGGTCGAGATCGGGCTGCCGGGCGACTTCAACGTGGCGAACGCGCTGCTCGCGACCGCGATGCTGCGGCAGCTCGGCGTCCCGGCGGAGGCGATCGCGGCCGGGCTGCGGACCGCGAGCGTGCCGGGGCGGATGGAGACGTTCACCCGCGAGGACGGGCTGGCGGTGATCGTGGACTACGCGCACACGCCGGACGCGGTCGCGCTGGCGCTGAAGGCTGCTCGCGGCGCGACCAAGGGCAGGTTGTTCGCGGTCGTCGGCTGCGGCGGCGACCGGGACCCGTGGAAGCGGCCCGCGATGGGCGCCGAGGCCGCGAAGGCGGCGGACGTGGTGATCGTCACCGACGACAACCCGCGCAGCGAGGACCCGGCCGCGATCCGGGCCGCCGCGCTGGCGGGCGCCCGCGACGCCGTACCGGAGGTGAACCTGCACGAGGTCGGAGACCGCCGGCAGGCGATCGCGTCGGCGATCCGGCTGGCCGGCCCGGGGGACACCGTCGTCGTACTCGGAAAGGGCCACGAGACAGGCCAGGACGTCGGTGGTGTGATCCACCCGTTCGACGACCGCGAAACCGTGCGTGAGCTGTTGGAGGCAGATCGGTGA
- a CDS encoding UDP-N-acetylmuramoyl-tripeptide--D-alanyl-D-alanine ligase, producing MIPVSCGEIADIVRGALVGVDPAAVVDGAVTIDSREAGPGGLFVALAGERVDGHDFVGTATAAGVTVSLTTRPVDGSPCIVVDDAERALGDLARLVIGRLPGLTVIALTGSTGKTSTKDLIGQLISPYGETVCPEGSFNNELGHPLTALQATPDTKYLVAEMGARHTGDITYLCGITPPAVGLVLNVGTSHIGEFGSQDNIAIAKGELIEAVKPDGTAVLNADDHRVAAMRSRTPEKVLTFGEAPEADVRATDVKVDGEGRPAFTLHIGDFNAAVQLQLIGEHHVSNALAAAAATLAAGLTPEQIADGLNAARRVSAARMELTERADGVTIINDAFNANPDSTRAALKSLVAIGRSRGARTWAVLGEMLELGDTSGAEHDAIGRLAVRLDVNRLVVVGAGAKPMHLGASLEGSWGNESTFVETIPEALELLREELRAGDVVLVKSSKAAKLRSLADALVEAQQ from the coding sequence GTGATCCCTGTCAGTTGCGGCGAGATCGCCGACATCGTCCGCGGCGCGCTGGTGGGGGTCGACCCTGCGGCCGTCGTCGACGGCGCGGTCACGATCGACTCGCGGGAGGCCGGCCCCGGTGGGCTGTTCGTCGCGCTGGCCGGCGAGCGCGTCGACGGTCACGACTTCGTCGGTACGGCGACCGCGGCAGGCGTGACGGTTTCGCTGACCACCCGACCGGTCGACGGCAGCCCGTGCATCGTCGTCGACGACGCGGAGCGTGCGCTCGGCGACCTGGCCCGGCTGGTGATCGGCCGGCTGCCCGGCCTGACCGTGATCGCCCTGACCGGTTCGACCGGCAAGACCAGCACCAAGGACCTGATCGGCCAGCTGATTAGCCCGTACGGCGAGACCGTCTGCCCGGAGGGCTCGTTCAACAACGAGCTCGGCCACCCGCTGACCGCGCTGCAGGCGACGCCGGACACGAAGTACCTGGTCGCCGAGATGGGTGCCCGGCACACCGGCGACATCACGTACCTGTGCGGGATCACGCCGCCGGCGGTCGGCCTGGTGCTGAACGTCGGCACCTCGCACATCGGCGAGTTCGGGTCCCAGGACAACATCGCGATCGCCAAGGGCGAGCTGATCGAGGCTGTGAAGCCGGACGGTACGGCGGTCCTGAACGCCGACGACCACCGGGTGGCGGCGATGCGGAGCCGGACGCCGGAGAAGGTGCTGACGTTCGGCGAGGCGCCCGAGGCGGATGTCCGCGCCACGGACGTGAAGGTCGACGGCGAGGGCCGCCCGGCGTTCACGCTGCACATCGGCGACTTCAACGCCGCCGTACAGCTGCAGCTGATCGGTGAGCACCACGTCTCGAACGCGCTCGCCGCCGCGGCTGCCACGCTGGCGGCCGGGCTGACGCCGGAGCAAATCGCCGACGGGCTGAACGCCGCGCGGCGGGTGTCGGCCGCACGGATGGAGCTGACGGAGCGTGCGGACGGCGTCACGATCATCAACGACGCGTTCAACGCGAACCCGGACTCGACCCGTGCCGCGCTCAAGTCGCTGGTCGCGATCGGCCGCTCCCGGGGCGCGCGGACCTGGGCGGTGCTCGGCGAGATGCTCGAGCTCGGCGACACCTCGGGCGCCGAGCACGACGCGATCGGCCGGCTGGCCGTCCGGCTGGACGTGAACCGGCTGGTCGTGGTCGGCGCGGGCGCGAAACCGATGCATCTCGGTGCGTCGCTGGAAGGCTCCTGGGGCAACGAGTCCACGTTCGTCGAGACCATCCCCGAGGCGCTCGAGCTGCTGCGCGAAGAGCTGCGCGCGGGCGACGTCGTACTGGTGAAGTCCTCGAAGGCGGCCAAACTCCGCAGCCTCGCGGACGCCCTGGTGGAGGCACAGCAGTGA
- the mraY gene encoding phospho-N-acetylmuramoyl-pentapeptide-transferase, whose protein sequence is MVLTLIGTRWAIKWLARRGYGQEIRDDGLKSHQVKRGTPTMGGIVFIGATIIGYFSAKVFVMLTTGAGSAPSASALLVLFLFAGMGAVGFLDDFIKIFRQRSLGLRSKAKLAGQTLVAVVFAVLALQFPDDRGQRPASPFISFIRDIGWLELPAILVIIWILLLIAGMSNGVNLADGLDGLATGASMMVFGAYTLICIWQFNQSCATERGVGAKCYEVRDPRDLAVVAACLTGALFGFLWWNASPAKIFMGDTGSLSLGGALAGMAVMTRTELLVLVLGGLFVVITASVILQVGYFKITKQATGVGKRLFLIAPLHHHFEMLGWEQVNVVIRFWIIQGLCVVIGLGIFYAEWVTG, encoded by the coding sequence ATGGTGCTGACCCTGATCGGCACCCGCTGGGCGATCAAGTGGCTGGCCCGCCGCGGCTACGGCCAGGAGATCCGCGACGACGGCCTGAAGTCGCACCAGGTCAAGCGCGGTACGCCGACCATGGGCGGCATCGTGTTCATCGGGGCCACCATCATCGGGTACTTCAGCGCCAAGGTGTTCGTCATGCTCACCACGGGCGCCGGCAGTGCGCCGAGCGCCTCGGCGCTGCTGGTGCTGTTCCTGTTCGCCGGAATGGGCGCGGTCGGCTTCCTGGACGACTTCATCAAGATCTTCCGGCAGCGCAGCCTCGGCCTGCGCAGCAAGGCGAAACTGGCCGGCCAGACGCTGGTCGCGGTGGTGTTCGCGGTGCTCGCGCTGCAGTTCCCGGACGACCGCGGGCAGCGGCCGGCGTCGCCGTTCATCTCGTTCATCCGGGACATCGGCTGGCTGGAGCTGCCCGCCATCCTGGTCATCATCTGGATCCTGCTGCTGATCGCGGGGATGTCCAACGGTGTGAACCTGGCCGACGGCCTGGACGGTCTGGCCACCGGCGCGTCGATGATGGTGTTCGGCGCCTACACGCTGATCTGCATCTGGCAGTTCAACCAGAGCTGCGCGACCGAGCGCGGGGTCGGTGCCAAGTGTTACGAAGTACGGGATCCCCGTGACCTCGCGGTCGTGGCGGCCTGTCTGACCGGTGCGTTGTTCGGGTTCCTGTGGTGGAACGCGTCGCCGGCCAAGATCTTCATGGGCGACACCGGTTCGCTGTCGCTCGGCGGCGCGCTCGCCGGCATGGCCGTGATGACCCGCACCGAGCTGCTGGTGCTGGTGCTCGGCGGACTGTTCGTCGTCATCACCGCGTCGGTGATCCTGCAGGTCGGCTACTTCAAGATCACCAAACAGGCGACCGGCGTCGGGAAACGCCTGTTCCTGATCGCGCCACTGCATCACCACTTCGAGATGCTCGGCTGGGAACAGGTCAACGTGGTGATCCGGTTCTGGATCATCCAGGGCCTGTGCGTGGTGATCGGCCTCGGCATCTTCTACGCGGAATGGGTGACCGGATGA
- the murD gene encoding UDP-N-acetylmuramoyl-L-alanine--D-glutamate ligase, giving the protein MSLETRTSDGWATTRFVVLGFGTAGYACADSLLQAGAEHLVVLDDRDNGALREKAQILETLGATITLGPGSTQELPKDVDVVVTSPGVPPHAPLLAQAAEREVPIWSEIELAWRLRDPANAAPWLCITGTNGKTTTVQMLTAMLQAAGHRAVAAGNVGLPLLEAVMDPEPYDVIAVELSSYQLHFTHSMSAHSAAVLNIAPDHVDWHGSLAAYAADKGRIFDNCRVACVYNVADPATEHLVEEADVVEGCRAIGFTLGTPGLSMLGLVDDLLVDRAFVEQRKTSALELASIDDITPPAPHNVANALAAAALARAFGVPATAVRDALRGFRPDAHRIAQVAEVAGVNYVDDSKATNPHAAQASLLAYEHVVWIAGGQAKGAMFDDLVTAARERLRAVVLLGQDKAVIAQALERHAPDVPRFVVESTDTGAMEIVVGEAAKLAQVGDTVLLAPGCASWDMFANYGARGDAFAEAVRRLG; this is encoded by the coding sequence ATGAGTCTCGAGACCCGTACGTCGGACGGCTGGGCGACGACGCGGTTCGTCGTGCTCGGCTTCGGTACGGCGGGCTACGCGTGCGCCGACTCGCTGCTCCAGGCCGGCGCGGAGCACCTCGTCGTACTGGACGACCGGGACAACGGGGCGCTGCGGGAGAAGGCGCAGATCCTGGAGACGCTCGGCGCCACGATCACGCTCGGCCCGGGCAGCACGCAGGAGCTGCCGAAGGACGTCGACGTCGTCGTCACGTCTCCCGGCGTACCGCCGCACGCGCCGCTGCTCGCGCAGGCGGCCGAGCGCGAGGTGCCGATCTGGAGCGAGATCGAGCTCGCCTGGCGGCTCCGTGACCCGGCGAACGCCGCGCCCTGGCTGTGCATCACCGGGACCAACGGCAAGACCACGACCGTGCAGATGCTGACCGCGATGCTGCAGGCGGCCGGCCACCGGGCCGTTGCCGCGGGCAACGTCGGGCTGCCGTTGCTCGAGGCGGTCATGGACCCCGAGCCGTACGACGTGATCGCGGTCGAGCTGTCGTCGTACCAGCTGCACTTCACGCACTCGATGTCGGCGCACTCGGCCGCCGTACTGAACATCGCCCCGGACCATGTCGACTGGCACGGCTCGCTCGCGGCGTACGCCGCGGACAAGGGCCGGATCTTCGACAACTGCCGGGTCGCGTGCGTGTACAACGTCGCCGACCCGGCCACCGAGCACCTGGTCGAAGAGGCCGACGTGGTCGAGGGCTGCCGGGCGATCGGTTTCACCCTCGGTACGCCGGGACTCTCGATGCTCGGGCTCGTCGACGACCTGCTCGTCGACCGCGCGTTCGTGGAGCAACGCAAGACGTCCGCGCTCGAGCTGGCCTCGATCGACGACATCACGCCGCCCGCGCCGCACAACGTCGCGAACGCGCTGGCGGCGGCCGCGCTGGCCCGCGCGTTCGGCGTACCGGCGACCGCCGTTCGGGACGCCCTGCGGGGTTTCCGGCCGGACGCGCACCGGATCGCGCAGGTCGCGGAGGTTGCCGGGGTCAACTATGTCGACGACTCGAAGGCGACCAACCCGCACGCCGCGCAGGCCTCGTTGCTGGCGTACGAGCACGTGGTCTGGATCGCCGGCGGCCAGGCCAAGGGCGCGATGTTCGACGACCTCGTCACCGCAGCCCGCGAACGTTTGCGGGCCGTCGTACTGCTCGGCCAGGACAAGGCCGTGATCGCCCAAGCTCTCGAGCGACACGCACCGGATGTCCCGAGGTTCGTCGTCGAGTCAACGGACACTGGTGCCATGGAGATCGTGGTGGGGGAGGCGGCGAAGCTCGCGCAGGTGGGTGACACCGTGCTGCTCGCTCCCGGCTGCGCATCCTGGGACATGTTCGCCAACTACGGAGCCCGTGGGGACGCGTTCGCCGAAGCTGTGCGCCGGCTGGGGTGA
- the ftsW gene encoding putative lipid II flippase FtsW → MTSVADQPDQKKQNSTERPWIAAIRDVLDRPLTSYHIVLGATGLLLVLGLMMVLSASSVLSFRVYGSSYTIFTRQLIWVSVGLPMAYVASRMTPRHFRMLAYVALLGSTFLLVLTFIPGLGVGVNGNTNWLRLGGPLQIQPSEFAKLAMVLWCADLYARKEKLLTQWKHLLVPMVPVCGLVIALVVGQHDLGTALVLMAVMIGMIWVVGAPTRLFVSTIAVVGLVATYFVNAEKYRMQRVTSFLDPFGDPSGVGWQAYHSFYALSTGGWWGVGIGNSRQKWGNLPEAHTDFIFSVIGEELGLVGSLTVLALFLLLAYAGVRIATRNTQPFVRYAAAGITVWLMAQAVVNLGAVIGLLPIVGIPLPLLSYGGSALLPTLIAIGMLLSFAKAEPGAQAALKESRRPRFGWLPSRR, encoded by the coding sequence GTGACGTCGGTCGCAGATCAGCCGGACCAGAAGAAGCAGAACAGCACCGAGCGGCCGTGGATCGCGGCGATCCGGGACGTGCTGGACCGGCCGCTGACGTCGTACCACATCGTGCTCGGCGCGACCGGGCTGCTGCTGGTGCTCGGACTGATGATGGTGCTGTCGGCGTCCAGCGTGCTGTCGTTCCGCGTGTACGGGAGCAGCTACACGATCTTCACCCGGCAGCTGATCTGGGTGTCCGTCGGGCTGCCGATGGCGTACGTCGCCTCCCGGATGACGCCGCGGCACTTCCGGATGCTCGCGTACGTCGCGCTGCTCGGCTCGACGTTCCTGCTCGTGCTGACCTTCATCCCGGGCCTCGGCGTCGGCGTCAACGGCAACACCAACTGGCTGCGCCTCGGCGGACCGCTGCAGATCCAGCCGAGCGAGTTCGCCAAGCTCGCGATGGTGCTGTGGTGCGCGGACCTGTACGCCCGCAAGGAGAAGCTGCTCACCCAGTGGAAGCACCTGCTGGTCCCGATGGTCCCGGTCTGCGGCCTGGTGATCGCGCTGGTGGTCGGCCAGCACGACCTCGGTACGGCGCTGGTCCTGATGGCCGTGATGATCGGCATGATCTGGGTCGTCGGCGCGCCGACCCGGTTGTTCGTCTCGACCATCGCGGTGGTCGGGCTGGTGGCGACGTACTTCGTCAACGCGGAGAAGTACCGGATGCAGCGGGTGACGTCGTTCCTGGACCCGTTCGGTGACCCGTCCGGCGTCGGCTGGCAGGCGTACCACTCGTTCTACGCGCTCTCGACCGGCGGCTGGTGGGGCGTCGGGATCGGCAACAGCCGGCAGAAGTGGGGCAACCTGCCCGAGGCACACACCGACTTCATCTTCTCGGTGATCGGTGAGGAGCTCGGCCTGGTCGGTTCGCTGACCGTGCTCGCGCTGTTCCTGCTGCTGGCCTACGCCGGGGTGCGGATCGCGACCCGGAACACCCAGCCGTTCGTCCGCTACGCGGCGGCCGGGATCACCGTCTGGCTGATGGCGCAGGCCGTGGTCAACCTCGGCGCCGTGATCGGACTGCTACCCATCGTGGGTATCCCGCTCCCGCTTTTGTCGTACGGTGGTTCCGCACTGCTGCCGACGCTGATCGCGATCGGCATGCTGCTGTCCTTCGCGAAGGCCGAGCCCGGCGCGCAGGCCGCCCTGAAAGAATCCCGGCGACCTCGTTTCGGCTGGCTGCCTTCGCGGCGTTAG
- the murG gene encoding undecaprenyldiphospho-muramoylpentapeptide beta-N-acetylglucosaminyltransferase — protein sequence MPSIVLAGGGSAGHTSPLIATADALRRIDPTIEILALGTERGLETRVVPEAGYRLELIPPVPLPRRPTPALFAVPGKMLASVSAARKVLDEAKADVLVGFGGYVSTPAYVAAWRRKTPIVVHEGNAVPGIANKFAARYCTETVLTSFPGTDLPHAEYVGLPIRRAISTLDRAALRAEARQFFGLHPDAPTLFVTGGSQGAQRINESVSGAAADLQAAGIQVLHAIGPKNTLEVPQTGPLPYVVLNYVDRMDLAYAAADLVVCRSGANTVTEVSGVGLPAIYVPLPIGNGEQRLNAKPVVDVGGGVLIDNAELTVDWVRANVPQLLLDRERLTAMSTAATGVIRTDADDRLARIILDVVRSAS from the coding sequence GTGCCCAGCATCGTTCTGGCCGGTGGCGGTAGCGCCGGCCACACCTCACCCCTGATCGCCACGGCGGACGCTCTGCGCCGGATCGACCCGACCATCGAGATCCTGGCCCTCGGGACCGAGCGCGGCCTGGAGACCCGGGTGGTTCCGGAGGCCGGGTACCGGCTGGAGCTGATCCCGCCGGTGCCGCTGCCGCGCAGGCCCACGCCCGCGCTGTTCGCCGTACCGGGCAAGATGCTCGCCTCGGTGAGCGCCGCCCGGAAGGTGCTCGACGAGGCGAAGGCGGACGTCCTGGTCGGCTTCGGCGGCTACGTGTCCACCCCGGCGTACGTCGCCGCCTGGCGGCGGAAGACACCCATCGTCGTGCACGAGGGCAACGCGGTGCCGGGGATCGCGAACAAGTTCGCCGCCCGGTACTGCACCGAAACCGTGTTGACCTCGTTCCCGGGCACCGACCTGCCGCACGCGGAGTACGTCGGGCTGCCGATCCGGCGGGCGATCTCGACGCTGGACCGGGCCGCGCTGCGCGCCGAGGCCCGGCAGTTCTTCGGGCTGCACCCGGACGCGCCGACGCTGTTCGTGACCGGCGGCTCACAGGGCGCGCAGCGGATCAACGAGTCGGTCTCCGGCGCCGCCGCGGACCTGCAGGCGGCCGGTATCCAGGTGCTGCACGCGATCGGCCCGAAGAACACGCTCGAGGTCCCGCAGACCGGCCCACTGCCGTACGTCGTACTGAACTACGTCGACCGGATGGACCTCGCGTACGCCGCCGCGGACCTGGTCGTCTGCCGGTCGGGCGCGAACACGGTCACCGAGGTGTCCGGCGTCGGGCTCCCGGCGATCTACGTCCCGCTGCCGATCGGTAACGGTGAGCAGCGGCTGAACGCGAAGCCGGTCGTCGACGTCGGCGGCGGCGTGCTGATCGACAACGCCGAGCTGACCGTCGACTGGGTGCGGGCCAACGTGCCGCAACTTCTGCTCGACCGCGAGCGTCTGACAGCCATGTCCACAGCTGCGACCGGTGTGATCCGGACCGACGCCGACGACCGGTTGGCGCGGATCATCCTCGATGTGGTGAGGTCTGCGTCGTGA